One Gossypium hirsutum isolate 1008001.06 chromosome A11, Gossypium_hirsutum_v2.1, whole genome shotgun sequence genomic window carries:
- the LOC107894330 gene encoding beta-galactosidase 15, which produces MWLDLIQKAKDGGLDAVETYIFWKAHEPICRQYNFEGNLDFVKFFKLVQEGGLYGILRLGPYVCAEWNYGGFPVWLNNIEGIELRTDNEIYKNEMRIFVTNMVDMCKEAKLFTSQGGPIILAQIENEYGNILWAYKDKGVA; this is translated from the exons ATGTGGCTAGATCTTATACAGAAAGCTAAAGATGGAGGCCTTGATGCAGTCGAAACATATATCTTTTGGAAAGCTCATGAGCCTATCTGCCGACAA TATAATTTCGAGGGAAACCTAGATTTTGTAAAGTTTTTCAAGCTAGTTCAAGAGGGTGGACTATATGGAATCTTGAGATTAGGCCCTTATGTCTGTGCTGAATGGAATTATGG GGGCTTCCCTGTGTGGCTAAATAATATTGAAGGGATTGAATTAAGGACAGATAATGAAATATACAAG AATGAAATGAGAATTTTTGTAACCAATATGGTGGATATGTGCAAAGAAGCAAAACTTTTTACTTCACAAGGTGGACCCATCATTTTAGCACAG ATTGAGAACGAGTATGGAAATATTTTGTGGGCTTATAAAGATAAAGGGGTAGCATAA